ATAGGGATTGTAGGCGCGGTTGAAGTCCAACGGAACCTTGTCGTCTGCCCGTCTTGTGTCGATGTAGCGGCCGCCACCGTAGGTGCCTTGCCCGCTTGTCATGTCGCGGAAGGGCACAAACAGCGTCTTGCTGTCCTTGGGATTGGGCTGATAGGCAGTGAGTTTGCATTCGACATTGCCGATTTTGAAGCGCAACCATCCGGCGATGATATAGGTCTCGGGGGTGCTTTGCGAACGTGGCATTTGGATGCGCTCGAATTTCGGATTGGCCTCAAAGTCGGCTGTCACGCGGAAGCTGCGGCTCACGGGGAACCAACTCAAGCTATCGAATTGCGCACGCAGGCTATCCGGAATCGGGGATTCGGGGCTGTTTTTGAACATTTCGTTGCGTTCTGTCCGCCACTTCGCCTCATCCACCAAATAGGTATCCTCGCTCAATACCCATTGAAACAGCAGCGCAATCAACAGCACCACGGCCACGCCACCGACAATAAATGTGCTATTGCGACGGCCATTC
The Bacteroidota bacterium DNA segment above includes these coding regions:
- a CDS encoding DUF1684 domain-containing protein, with amino-acid sequence MSEAEIQETQSGGGGLNGRRNSTFIVGGVAVVLLIALLFQWVLSEDTYLVDEAKWRTERNEMFKNSPESPIPDSLRAQFDSLSWFPVSRSFRVTADFEANPKFERIQMPRSQSTPETYIIAGWLRFKIGNVECKLTAYQPNPKDSKTLFVPFRDMTSGQGTYGGGRYIDTRRADDKVPLDFNRAYNPYCVYNYAYACPVPPEENRLPVTIDAGEKDFHWPEATKAQ